A portion of the Homo sapiens chromosome 16, GRCh38.p14 Primary Assembly genome contains these proteins:
- the HSD11B2 gene encoding 11-beta-hydroxysteroid dehydrogenase type 2 has product MERWPWPSGGAWLLVAARALLQLLRSDLRLGRPLLAALALLAALDWLCQRLLPPPAALAVLAAAGWIALSRLARPQRLPVATRAVLITGCDSGFGKETAKKLDSMGFTVLATVLELNSPGAIELRTCCSPRLRLLQMDLTKPGDISRVLEFTKAHTTSTGLWGLVNNAGHNEVVADAELSPVATFRSCMEVNFFGALELTKGLLPLLRSSRGRIVTVGSPAGDMPYPCLGAYGTSKAAVALLMDTFSCELLPWGVKVSIIQPGCFKTESVRNVGQWEKRKQLLLANLPQELLQAYGKDYIEHLHGQFLHSLRLAMSDLTPVVDAITDALLAARPRRRYYPGQGLGLMYFIHYYLPEGLRRRFLQAFFISHCLPRALQPGQPGTTPPQDAAQDPNLSPGPSPAVAR; this is encoded by the exons ATGGAGCGCTGGCCTTGGCCGTCGGGCGGCGCCTGGCTGCTCGTGGCTGCCCGCgcgctgctgcagctgctgcgcTCAGACCTGCGTCTGGGCCGCCCGCTGCTGGCGGCGCTGGCGCTGCTGGCCGCGCTCGACTGGCTGTGCCAGCGCCTGCTGCCCCCGCCGGCCGCACTCGCCGTGCTGGCCGCCGCCGGCTGGATCGCGTTGTCCCGCCTGGCGCGCCCGCAGCGCCTGCCGGTGGCCACTCGCGCGGTGCTCATCACCG GCTGTGACTCTGGTTTTGGCAAGGAGACGGCCAAGAAACTGGACTCCATGGGCTTCACGGTGCTGGCCACCGTATTGGAGTTGAACAGCCCCGGTGCCATCGAGCTGCGTACCTGCTGCTCCCCTCGCCTAAGGCTGCTGCAGATGGACCTGACCAAACCAGGAGACATTAGCCGCGTGCTAGAGTTCACCAAGGCCCACACCACCAGCACCG GCCTGTGGGGCCTCGTCAACAACGCAGGCCACAATGAAGTAGTTGCTGATGCGGAGCTGTCTCCAGTGGCCACTTTCCGTAGCTGCATGGAGGTGAATTTCTTTGGCGCGCTCGAGCTGACCAAGGGCCTCCTGCCCCTGCTGCGCAGCTCAAGGGGCCGCATCGTGACTGTGGGGAGCCCAGCGG GGGACATGCCATATCCGTGCTTGGGGGCCTATGGAACCTCCAAAGCGGCCGTGGCGCTACTCATGGACACATTCAGCTGTGAACTCCTTCCCTGGGGGGTCAAGGTCAGCATCATCCAGCCTGGCTGCTTCAAGACAG AGTCAGTGAGAAACGTGGGTCAGTGGGAAAAGCGCAAGCAATTGCTGCTGGCCAACCTGCCTCAAGAGCTGCTGCAGGCCTACGGCAAGGACTACATCGAGCACTTGCATGGGCAGTTCCTGCACTCGCTACGCCTGGCCATGTCCGACCTCACCCCAGTTGTAGATGCCATCACAGATGCGCTGCTGGCAGCTCGGCCCCGCCGCCGCTATTACCCCGGCCAGGGCCTGGGGCTCATGTACTTCATCCACTACTACCTGCCTGAAGGCCTGCGGCGCCGCTTCCTGCAGGCCTTCTTCATCAGTCACTGTCTGCCTCgagcactgcagcctggccagcctggcaCTACCCCACCACAGGACGCAGCCCAGGACCCAAACCTGAGCCCCGGCCCTTCCCCAGCAGTGGCTCGGTGA
- the HSD11B2 gene encoding 11-beta-hydroxysteroid dehydrogenase type 2 isoform X1, producing the protein MGFTVLATVLELNSPGAIELRTCCSPRLRLLQMDLTKPGDISRVLEFTKAHTTSTGLWGLVNNAGHNEVVADAELSPVATFRSCMEVNFFGALELTKGLLPLLRSSRGRIVTVGSPAGDMPYPCLGAYGTSKAAVALLMDTFSCELLPWGVKVSIIQPGCFKTESVRNVGQWEKRKQLLLANLPQELLQAYGKDYIEHLHGQFLHSLRLAMSDLTPVVDAITDALLAARPRRRYYPGQGLGLMYFIHYYLPEGLRRRFLQAFFISHCLPRALQPGQPGTTPPQDAAQDPNLSPGPSPAVAR; encoded by the exons ATGGGCTTCACGGTGCTGGCCACCGTATTGGAGTTGAACAGCCCCGGTGCCATCGAGCTGCGTACCTGCTGCTCCCCTCGCCTAAGGCTGCTGCAGATGGACCTGACCAAACCAGGAGACATTAGCCGCGTGCTAGAGTTCACCAAGGCCCACACCACCAGCACCG GCCTGTGGGGCCTCGTCAACAACGCAGGCCACAATGAAGTAGTTGCTGATGCGGAGCTGTCTCCAGTGGCCACTTTCCGTAGCTGCATGGAGGTGAATTTCTTTGGCGCGCTCGAGCTGACCAAGGGCCTCCTGCCCCTGCTGCGCAGCTCAAGGGGCCGCATCGTGACTGTGGGGAGCCCAGCGG GGGACATGCCATATCCGTGCTTGGGGGCCTATGGAACCTCCAAAGCGGCCGTGGCGCTACTCATGGACACATTCAGCTGTGAACTCCTTCCCTGGGGGGTCAAGGTCAGCATCATCCAGCCTGGCTGCTTCAAGACAG AGTCAGTGAGAAACGTGGGTCAGTGGGAAAAGCGCAAGCAATTGCTGCTGGCCAACCTGCCTCAAGAGCTGCTGCAGGCCTACGGCAAGGACTACATCGAGCACTTGCATGGGCAGTTCCTGCACTCGCTACGCCTGGCCATGTCCGACCTCACCCCAGTTGTAGATGCCATCACAGATGCGCTGCTGGCAGCTCGGCCCCGCCGCCGCTATTACCCCGGCCAGGGCCTGGGGCTCATGTACTTCATCCACTACTACCTGCCTGAAGGCCTGCGGCGCCGCTTCCTGCAGGCCTTCTTCATCAGTCACTGTCTGCCTCgagcactgcagcctggccagcctggcaCTACCCCACCACAGGACGCAGCCCAGGACCCAAACCTGAGCCCCGGCCCTTCCCCAGCAGTGGCTCGGTGA